A stretch of Anas acuta chromosome 3, bAnaAcu1.1, whole genome shotgun sequence DNA encodes these proteins:
- the KCNG3 gene encoding potassium voltage-gated channel subfamily G member 3 isoform X2: protein MNFGRGPPVVLNVGGTRYSFSREVLKDFPLRRVSRLHGCLSEQDVLEVCDDYDRERNEYFFDRHSEAFGFIMLYVRHGHLRFVPHMCELSFYNELLYWGLEGSHLDYCCQRRLDDRLAESRPYYCPEEPAGDAGGDPRAKGRRAAGGEGGKWLERMRRTFEEPTSSLAAQVLATVSILFVIVSMVVLCASTLPEWRAPENRSVEEQSRIIEAICIGWFTAECIVRFIVSKNKCEFVRRPLNIIDLLAITPYYISVLMTVFTGENSQLQRAGVTLRVLRMMRIFWVIKLARHFIGLQTLGLTLKRCYREMVMLLVFICVAMAIFSALSQLLENGLDLGTKNKDYASIPAACWWVIISMTTVGYGDMCPITVPGRILGGICVVSGIVLLALPITFIYHSFVQCYHELKFRSARYSRSLSAEFLN, encoded by the exons ATGAACTTTGGCCGCGGCCCCCCGGTGGTGTTGAACGTCGGGGGCACCCGGTACTCCTTCTCCCGGGAGGTGCTGAAGGATTTCCCGCTGCGGCGGGTGAGCCGCCTGCACGGCTGCCTGTCGGAGCAGGACGTGCTGGAGGTGTGCGACGACTACGACCGGGAGCGGAACGAGTATTTCTTCGACCGGCACTCGGAGGCTTTCGGCTTCATCATGCTCTACGTGCGGCACGGCCACCTGCGCTTCGTGCCGCACATGTGCGAGCTCTCCTTCTACAACGAGCTGCTCTACTGGGGGCTGGAGGGCTCCCACCTCGACTACTGCTGCCAGCGCCGCCTCGACGACCGCCTGGCCGAGTCGCGGCCCTATTACTGCCCCGAGGAGCCGGCGGGGGACGCGGGCGGCGACCCCCGGGCCaaggggcggcgggcggcggggggcgaggGCGGCAAGTGGCTGGAGAGGATGCGGAGGACTTTCGAGGAGCCCACGTCTTCCCTGGCCGCCCAGGTCCTGGCCACCGTCTCCATCCTCTTCGTCATCGTGTCCATGGTGGTGCTGTGCGCCAGCACCCTGCCCGAGTGGCGGGCGCCGGAGAACCGCAGCgtggaggagcagagcag GATAATTGAAGCTATCTGCATAGGCTGGTTCACTGCAGAGTGCATTGTGAGGTTCATCGTTTCAAAAAACAAGTGTGAGTTTGTCAGAAGACCTCTCAACATCATTGATTTACTGGCAATTACTCCTTACTACATCTCTGTTCTAATGACAGTTTTTACAGGGGAAAACTCACAGCTTCAGAGGGCTGGAGTCACCTTGAGGGTCTTAAGAATGATGAGGATTTTTTGGGTGATTAAACTGGCTCGTCATTTCATTGGCCTTCAAACACTTGGTCTGACTCTGAAGCGTTGTTACAGAGAGATGGTGATGCTCCTTGTCTTTATCTGTGTTGCTATGGCAATTTTCAGTGCACTTTCCCAGCTTCTTGAAAATGGGCTGGACTTGGGAACAAAGAATAAGGATTATGCCAGCATCCCTGCTGCTTGTTGGTGGGTGATCATCTCTATGACCACGGTTGGTTATGGTGACATGTGTCCCATCACTGTACCAGGAAGGATTCTCGGAGGAATTTGCGTGGTTAGTGGCATCGTTTTACTAGCCTTGCCAATCACCTTCATTTATCATAGCTTCGTGCAGTGTTACCATGAGCTCAAGTTCCGGTCTGCTCGGTACAGTAGAAGCCTCTCAGCTGAATTCTTAAATTGA
- the KCNG3 gene encoding potassium voltage-gated channel subfamily G member 3 isoform X1 encodes MNFGRGPPVVLNVGGTRYSFSREVLKDFPLRRVSRLHGCLSEQDVLEVCDDYDRERNEYFFDRHSEAFGFIMLYVRHGHLRFVPHMCELSFYNELLYWGLEGSHLDYCCQRRLDDRLAESRPYYCPEEPAGDAGGDPRAKGRRAAGGEGGKWLERMRRTFEEPTSSLAAQVLATVSILFVIVSMVVLCASTLPEWRAPENRSVEEQSRYTAESVREPSGIIEAICIGWFTAECIVRFIVSKNKCEFVRRPLNIIDLLAITPYYISVLMTVFTGENSQLQRAGVTLRVLRMMRIFWVIKLARHFIGLQTLGLTLKRCYREMVMLLVFICVAMAIFSALSQLLENGLDLGTKNKDYASIPAACWWVIISMTTVGYGDMCPITVPGRILGGICVVSGIVLLALPITFIYHSFVQCYHELKFRSARYSRSLSAEFLN; translated from the exons ATGAACTTTGGCCGCGGCCCCCCGGTGGTGTTGAACGTCGGGGGCACCCGGTACTCCTTCTCCCGGGAGGTGCTGAAGGATTTCCCGCTGCGGCGGGTGAGCCGCCTGCACGGCTGCCTGTCGGAGCAGGACGTGCTGGAGGTGTGCGACGACTACGACCGGGAGCGGAACGAGTATTTCTTCGACCGGCACTCGGAGGCTTTCGGCTTCATCATGCTCTACGTGCGGCACGGCCACCTGCGCTTCGTGCCGCACATGTGCGAGCTCTCCTTCTACAACGAGCTGCTCTACTGGGGGCTGGAGGGCTCCCACCTCGACTACTGCTGCCAGCGCCGCCTCGACGACCGCCTGGCCGAGTCGCGGCCCTATTACTGCCCCGAGGAGCCGGCGGGGGACGCGGGCGGCGACCCCCGGGCCaaggggcggcgggcggcggggggcgaggGCGGCAAGTGGCTGGAGAGGATGCGGAGGACTTTCGAGGAGCCCACGTCTTCCCTGGCCGCCCAGGTCCTGGCCACCGTCTCCATCCTCTTCGTCATCGTGTCCATGGTGGTGCTGTGCGCCAGCACCCTGCCCGAGTGGCGGGCGCCGGAGAACCGCAGCgtggaggagcagagcaggtaCACAGCAGAGTCAGTGAGGGAGCCCTCAGG GATAATTGAAGCTATCTGCATAGGCTGGTTCACTGCAGAGTGCATTGTGAGGTTCATCGTTTCAAAAAACAAGTGTGAGTTTGTCAGAAGACCTCTCAACATCATTGATTTACTGGCAATTACTCCTTACTACATCTCTGTTCTAATGACAGTTTTTACAGGGGAAAACTCACAGCTTCAGAGGGCTGGAGTCACCTTGAGGGTCTTAAGAATGATGAGGATTTTTTGGGTGATTAAACTGGCTCGTCATTTCATTGGCCTTCAAACACTTGGTCTGACTCTGAAGCGTTGTTACAGAGAGATGGTGATGCTCCTTGTCTTTATCTGTGTTGCTATGGCAATTTTCAGTGCACTTTCCCAGCTTCTTGAAAATGGGCTGGACTTGGGAACAAAGAATAAGGATTATGCCAGCATCCCTGCTGCTTGTTGGTGGGTGATCATCTCTATGACCACGGTTGGTTATGGTGACATGTGTCCCATCACTGTACCAGGAAGGATTCTCGGAGGAATTTGCGTGGTTAGTGGCATCGTTTTACTAGCCTTGCCAATCACCTTCATTTATCATAGCTTCGTGCAGTGTTACCATGAGCTCAAGTTCCGGTCTGCTCGGTACAGTAGAAGCCTCTCAGCTGAATTCTTAAATTGA